A part of Pectinophora gossypiella chromosome Z, ilPecGoss1.1, whole genome shotgun sequence genomic DNA contains:
- the LOC126379800 gene encoding ATPase family AAA domain-containing protein 3A homolog, with translation MSWLFGYSTKPPQPPTDEPPAEGGAGASAPVALTKAEKKAMEAYRFDSSALERAAQAAKELERSRHAKEALELSKLQEATRQQEQMAKIKEYEAAIEHAKVDQKKVDYEERRKTLQEETKQHQMRAQYQDQLAKKRYEEQLVQQQRSQEEILRKQEESVAKQEALRRATIEHEMELREKNKLKAIEAEARARAKADRENRDITMEQIRLKAAENRTTIIESIKTAGSVIGTGLNALVTDWDKTLAAAGGLSLLALGVYTAKGATSVTARFIEARIGKPTLVNETSRFSLLEALKHPILTASRAIASFKKPSDALSGVVLAPTLENRLRDIAIATKNTRLNKGFYRNLLMYGPPGTGKTLFSKKLAKHSGMEYAILTGGDVAPMGKDAVAAIHKVFDWANTSRKGVLLFIDEADAFLRKRSSERISEDLRAALNAFLYRTSDQSNRIMLVLASNTPQQFDSAINDRLDKMIEFGLPGFEERERLIRLYFDKFVLQPASEGKRRLNVDQFDYGALCTKLAERTAGMSGRALSKLGVAWQAAAYASDDGRLTEQMCIEICDDAVKDHRQKMAWLSAEEKSQSMMPYLLNLPPLDRPEDAGKAKVTEIEKKDVTKSKSSQKKSAEKQVETEK, from the exons ATGTCTTGGTTATTCGGATATAGTACGAAGCCTCCACAGCCGCCTACTGATGAGCCTCCGGCTGAGGGTGGTGCAGGGGCTTCAGCCCCCGTAGCCCTGACTAAAGCGGAGAAGAAGGCCATGGAGGCATACAGGTTCGACTCCAGCGCCTTGGAGCGCGCCGCTCAGGCTGCTAAGGAACTCGAAAGATCTA GACATGCCAAAGAAGCTTTGGAGCTCAGCAAGCTGCAGGAGGCCACGCGCCAGCAAGAGCAAATGGCTAAAATCAAGGAATATGAAGCTGCCATAGAACATGCCAAAGTAGACCAGAAGAAGGTTGACTATGAAGAGAGGCGTAAGACGCTTCAA GAAGAAACGAAACAGCACCAAATGCGTGCTCAGTACCAAGATCAATTAGCCAAGAAGAGATATGAAGAACAATTGGTACAACAACAGAGATCTCAAGAAGAAATTTTAAGAAA GCAGGAGGAAAGTGTAGCCAAACAAGAGGCCTTACGTCGAGCAACGATTGAACATGAAATGGAGCTTCGTGAGAAGAATAAACTGAAAGCCATAGAAGCCGAGGCAAGAGCTCGAGCTAAAGCTGACCGTGAGAACCGAGACATTACTATGGAACAAATCAGGCTCAAGGCAGCAGAGAACAGGACTACTATTATAGAGAGTATCAA GACTGCAGGGAGTGTAATTGGCACAGGATTAAATGCTCTTGTGACAGATTGGGATAAGACATTAGCGGCGGCTGGTGGTTTGTCTCTACTTGCTCTTGGCGTTTATACAGCTAAAGGGGCTACATCAGTCACAGCGAGATTCATTGAGGCTCGAATTG GCAAACCCACTCTTGTTAATGAGACTTCAAGATTTTCTTTACTGGAAGCATTAAAACATCCAATACTCACAGCTTCAAGAGCTATTGCTAGCTTCAAGAAACCTTCCGATGCTCTGTCTGGTGTCGTATTGGCACCAACTTTAGAGAATAGGCTCCGTGACATAGCTATAGCCACTAAGAACACTCGTTTGAACAAAGGCTTTTACAGGAATTTACTTATGTATGGACCACCTGGTACCGGTAAAACATTGTTTTCTAAG AAATTGGCAAAGCATTCGGGTATGGAATACGCTATCTTGACGGGAGGCGATGTGGCACCGATGGGTAAAGATGCTGTTGCTGCTATTCATAAAGTATTTGATTGGGCGAATACGAGCAGAAAAG GTGTCTTGCTGTTCATTGACGAAGCAGATGCATTTCTTAGAAAGCGTTCTTCTGAAAGGATCAGCGAAGATTTACGGGCGGCGTTGAATGCCTTCTTGTACCGTACGTCGGACCAGAGTAATCGTATTATGTTGGTTCTCGCATCGAACACGCCTCAACAGTTCGATTCGGCTATCAATGACCGCTTAGACAAAATGATCGAGTTTGGATTGCCAGGTTTTGAAGAACGCGAGCGTTTGATACGTCTGTACTTCGATAAATTTGTGCTTCAACCAGCTTCAGAAGGGAAGAG GCGTTTGAATGTGGACCAGTTTGACTATGGTGCTCTGTGTACGAAATTGGCGGAGCGCACAGCCGGCATGTCCGGGCGTGCTCTGTCTAAGCTGGGAGTGGCGTGGCAGGCAGCTGCGTACGCGTCGGATGACGGCCGCCTTACCGAACAGATGTGCATTGAAATCTGCGATGACGCCGTCAAGGATCACCGTCAGAAG ATGGCGTGGTTGTCAGCCGAAGAGAAGTCTCAAAGTATGATGCCTTATCTCCTGAATTTGCCGCCTTTAGATCGCCCTGAAGATGCTGGTAAAGCCAAGGTAACCGAAATTGAGAAAAAGGATGTTACCAAATCAAAGTCATCCCAAAAGAAGTCTGCTGAAAAGCAAGTAGAAACAGAGAAGTGA